Proteins co-encoded in one Setaria viridis chromosome 9, Setaria_viridis_v4.0, whole genome shotgun sequence genomic window:
- the LOC117835287 gene encoding uncharacterized protein — protein MARDVPLVVQGVISATEPSSNLAHFLLPRAERGRLPAPPSPPCNVRPIRHGELQVEFKGWPVAPDLWKVWVDKLRARHEPLWRDAGILHAILATTCWVGRDDGTLLQLAAFWSGDTNTFVFPWGEATVTLEDVAVLAGLPLRGEPVCKKLYGSARGDVDALEDVRSSLCQSSWNAKPSHAAWAKHFSELPPEDEFEVLEHEGFLAMWLSLFVLPVPPSDEVRPEVLPVAARLARGGTVALAPAALASIYADLSALRRHVVSSGERQPFAAWAPLDTLQLWVWERFPELRPEEAARSTPPRDAPRAVRRWHDAHKVFDPRYVHAVLMSPAKFEWAPYGSSGFAPPPGSYGRRAIARRTELLLFAHCLRACEMVGMNSIEQYRPHRVARQLGFDQDVPGAVARANSNQFAAWATYKIGLVKFSFIVPSNEPAVTAEYEQWWEPCSRACATAVAEAARMKVSILTQIAGDVNGMMPGWVRNAEKRSTLRRGKKVSQGSSGAAATLLSAVDEPSASVAEKERSKSLQQQSQEEAPQPVTMPDEQNSEQAQVLAHHLVKQTQFGATTSSLLKPSEERRPVSTGNNEPAAALEDLTLQQEPADGVAAVRTNAGLLPGPTEETRTRAVTVEMGNGEISSSDPVLEVDRVQKYCVSDLAAALKNIVLQQEPADPLAAVTTDAGLLQEPTEETRTRAVTVEMGNGEISSSDPVLEHIHRVSELAAALKNITLQQKPADTVATVRTDADLLQEPTDETRTRAVTSEMSKRALKGKFSSLEGNNKGTNNNVSSPNQQMECAESNKKSSGNGGTSSSRLAGENTAPDSTEVCTKTLYYLRRSDRTEDAWANDANRNADFFHPKQAVGTMEMMEKASAIRQAESSKLRETIMKQMEEIRALEAAEKQERRNLKK, from the exons ATGGCCAGGGACGTGCCGCTCGTGGTTCAAGGAGTCATCTCGGCCACCGAACCCTCCAGCAACCTGGCTCACTTCCTCCTGCCCCGCGCAGAACGCGGCCGTCTCCCGgccccgccctcgccgccctgcAACGTCCGCCCCATCCGCCACGGCGAGCTCCAGGTGGAGTTCAAGGGCTGGCCCGTGGCCCCGGACCTGTGGAAGGTGTGGGTGGACAAGCTCCGGGCGCGGCACGAGCCCCTGTGGCGGGATGCCGGCATCCTCCACGCCATCCTCGCGACGACGTGCTGGGTGGGGCGGGACGACGGCACGCTGCTCCAGCTCGCCGCGTTCTGGTCCGGCGACACCAACACCTTCGTCTTCCCCTGGGGCGAGGCCACGGTGACGCTGGAGGACGTGGCCGTGCTCGCGGGCCTCCCCCTGCGCGGCGAGCCCGTGTGCAAGAAGCTCTATGGCTCGGCGCGCGGGGACGTCGACGCGCTGGAGGACGTGCGCTCCTCCCTGTGTCAGAGCAGCTGGAACGCCAAGCCCAGCCACGCCGCCTGGGCGAAGCACTTCTCCGAGCTCCCGCCGGAGGATGAGTTCGAGGTGCTCGAGCACGAGGGGTTCCTGGCCATGTGGCTGTCCCTCTTCGTGCTCCCGGTGCCGCCGTCCGACGAGGTCCGCCCGGAGGTGCTCCCCGTCGCGGCGAGGCTGGCGCGCGGCGGGACCGTggcgctcgcccccgccgcgctcgccaGCATCTACGCCGACCTCTCCGCGCTCAGGCGCCACGTCGTCAGCTCGGGCGAGAGGCAGCCGTTCGCGGCGTGGGCGCCGCTGGACACCCTCCAGCTGTGGGTCTGGGAGCGCTTCCCCGAGCTACgcccggaggaggcggcgaggagcacCCCTCCCCGTGACGCGCCGAGGGCTGTCCGCCGCTGGCACGACGCCCACAAGGTGTTCGACCCCAGGTACGTCCACGCGGTGCTCATGTCACCGGCGAAGTTCGAGTGGGCGCCCTACGGGAGCAGCGGCTTCGCTCCGCCGCCCGGGAGCTACGGCCGCCGGGCCATTGCGAGACGCACCGAGCTCCTATTGTTTGCGCATTGCTTGCGAGCTTGCGAGATGGTGGGCATGAACAGCATAGAGCAATACCGCCCGCACCGCGTGGCGAGGCAGCTGGGGTTCGATCAGGACGTGCCGGGAGCTGTTGCCCGCGCTAACTCGAATCAGTTTGCTGCGTGGGCAACGTACAAGATAGGGCTTGTGAAATTTTCCTTCATTGTTCCGAGCAACGAGCCGGCGGTGACCGCCGAGTATGAGCAGTGGTGGGAACCTTGCTCCAGGGCatgcgccaccgccgtcgctgAAGCTGCAAGGATGAAAGTTTCTATACTGACGCAAATTGCTGGGGATGTGAATGGTATGATGCCAGGATGGGTTCGGAATGCTGAGAAGAGATCAACCTTAAGGAGAGGGAAAAAGGTTTCGCAAGGTTCATCAGGTGCTGCCGCAACATTGTTGAGTGCAGTCGATGAACCTAGTGCATCGGTTGCTGAAAAGGAACGATCCAAATCTCTCCAGCAACAAAGTCAAGAGGAAGCACCACAGCCTGTTACCATGCCTGATGAACAGAATTCAGAACAAGCTCAAGTGCTGGCGCATCACCTTGTCAAGCAAACGCAATTTGGAGCTACAACATCCTCATTACTCAAGCCAAGTGAGGAAAGGCGGCCGGTCAGCACCGGAAACAATGAGCCTGCTGCTGCTCTAGAGGATCTCACTCTTCAACAAGAACCAGCTGATGGTGTTGCCGCTGTTAGAACAAATGCTGGTCTCTTACCAGGACCAACTGAGGAAACCCGGACTCGCGCTGTTACAGTAGAGATGG GAAATGGTGAGATATCCTCAAGCGACCCGGTTTTGGAGGTTGATAGGGTGCAAAAATATTGTGTTTCTGATCTTGCTGCTGCTCTGAAGAATATAGTTCTTCAACAAGAACCAGCTGACCCTCTTGCTGCTGTTACAACGGATGCTGGTCTCTTGCAAGAACCAACCGAAGAAACCCGGACTCGTGCTGTTACAGTAGAGATGG GAAATGGTGAGATTTCCTCTAGCGACCCGGTTTTGGAGCATATACATCGTGTttctgagcttgctgctgctCTGAAGAATATCACTCTTCAACAAAAACCAGCTGACACAGTTGCTACTGTTAGAACAGATGCTGATCTCTTACAAGAACCAACCGATGAAACCCGGACTCGTGCTGTTACAAGCGAGATGTCCAAGAGAGCGCTCAAGGGAAAGTTTTCTTCACTGGAAGGTAATAACAAAGGAACTAATAACAATGTCTCATCACCAAACCAGCAGATGGAGTGTGCAGAATCCAATAAAAAGAGTTCAG GAAATGGTGGGACGTCCTCTAGCAGGCTGGCAGGTGAAAATACGGCTCCGGATAGCACTGAAGTTTGTACTAAAACACTCTATTATCTTCGTCGGTCGGATCGGACTGAAGATGCTTGGGCCAACGATGCAAATCGCAATGCTGATTTCTTTCATCCGAAGCAAGCGGTTGGGACGATGGAAATGATGGAGAAGGCATCAGCAATTCGACAGGCTGAAAGTTCTAAGTTGAGGGAAACAATTATGAAACAGATGGAAGAGATTCGGGCGCTAGAGGCGGCAGAGAAACAGGAGCGGCGCAATCTTAAAAAATAA